The genomic DNA TTTCCGGTTCGCTTGCCTGCCAATGAAGATGAGCTGATCGGGCCGGCCCGTGACGGCACGCTGCGTGTGCTCAGGGCAGCCCATGCGGCCGGTGCCAAACGCGTCGTGCTCACGTCGTCGGTCGCCGCGGTCATCTACGGGGCAGGGCGCGCGCCGTTTACGGAGGACGATTGGACCGATCCGCAGTCATCGCTTGCGACACCCTACTACCGCTCCAAGACCTTCGCCGAACGCGCGGCCTGGGACTATGCGGCTGACAGCGGCCTGGAGCTTGTGGTCATCAATCCCGGAATCGTCCTCGGGCCGGTTCTTGGCCATGAGATCGGCACATCCGTCGCCGTGGTGCGCAACCTGCTCAAGGGGAACTATCCCGCCTTGCCGAAGTTCGCCGTGCCGGTTGTCGACGTCCGCGACGTGGCGGATGCGCATGTGCAGGCCTTAAGCGTCGCCGCAGCGGCAGGCGAGCGTTTCCTGATTGCGGGAGAGGCGCTTTCCCTTGCGGATATCACGGCCATCCTCCGGCGCAGGTTCCCTGAACATGCGGGCAGGCTTCCGAGGTTCGTGCTGCCCAATTGGCTGGCAGGGCTTGCCGCCCCCTTCGATGCGGGCCTGCGCCTCATCGTGCGCGAACTCGGGCATGACCCCCGCATTTCCAACGAAAAGGCGCGCCGTGTTCTCGGGTGGCAGCCGCGCTCTGCCGAAGAGGCCGTCGTGGCCTCGGCGAACAGCCTGATTTCGGCCGGCCTCGTCTGAGGCGTGCTTGGCGCGTCAGTCGGTAAAGCGGCGCGCGACCCAGGAATAGCCATCTTCGACATAGCGCACCGGCTTCGTGACGATGGTCTTCAGCTTCTCCCGATCGGGGATGGCGCCCGACAGGAAAGCCAGCGTGCGTTTCGGCAATCCTTGCTCGGGTTCCGGCTCCGCTGCCGGAACGGGCAGCGCCTGGTTCTGCTGGGCGCCCGGTGGCGGCGCGGGGATTTCGGCGACGCTGGGCGCCGAGCTCTCGCATACCGCAACGACGACCGGATAGTTCGCATTGGAAAACTTCGGCAGTTGCGCGTTCGAAGCCGTGTCGCACTGCGCGATCGATGGCCAACTGCCGTTGACCGTCGAGATGTACTGGCATTGGCTGACGTCGTGGTCGCAGCCGAGAATGGTCATGACTATCAGCGCCGCTTGCATCGCATTCCCATCGTCTTTGCAGGTTGTGGTGGATCAACCTATGCCTGCATGATTCTCCTCGAAATAGGGCGATGCTGCCGGCAGCGCGGAACAAATTGTTTCAGCCTGTTAGGCGGATTGATGGGGAGGCATACGAGCCTGCGCCATTTGACGTATTGGTCCGGGCGTAGGCCGGCGGTAGTTTGGCGCAAAACCACGCCTGAATGAAAAGGACGACCGATTGCCTGCCGTAATCATAGCCCAGGAGACGCCGCGCCAAGCTGAAGTTCTGCGTCTCCTGGAACTCTCTGACGCCTACGCCGCCTCGCTCTACCCCGCCGAGAGCAATCACATGGTCGATCTGTCGAACCTGGAAAAGCCGGAGGTATCGTTCTTCGTCGCACGGCGTGGCGGCGATACCGTCGGCTGCTGCGCCCTGGTTGATGCCGGTGACGGGACTGCGGAAATCAAGCGCATGTTCGTCGATCCCGAGGCGAGGGGGCTGAGGGTCGGCAAGTTGTTGCTGCAGGCGCTGGAGGTGCGCGCGGCGCAACTCGGACTGGTGGCAATCCGCCTCGAAACAGGCATCTATCAGCCCGAAGCGATAGGCCTTTACAAGGCGGCCGGCTACGTCGAGCGCCCGCCGTTCGGGGGGTATCAGCCGGATCCGCTGAGCCTCTTCATGGAGAAGCCCGTTCACGTTGCGTAAGCTCGAGCGGCCTTCAAACCCTGAATACAGAAACGGCGGCCTGTGAGCCGCCGTTTCTGTATGGATTATTGTGATCCTGCTTGCCGGCAGAAAGCCGGCTCAGATGTCCAGGTTGTCCGCAAAGACAGCGCGCTCCTGGATGAAGCGGAAGCGGGCATCCGCCTTCGTGCCCATCAGGTTGTCGACCGCTTCGCGCGTGCCCTCGAAATCGACATCGTCGATCTCGACCTTGAGCAGCGTGCGGAACTTCGGATCCATCGTCGTTTCCTTGAGCTGCGCCGGCAGCATCTCGCCGAGACCTTTGAAGCGGCCGATCTCGACCTTGCCGCGACCGGCAAACTCGGTGCGCATCAGCTCCTCGCGGTGCGCGTCGTCGCGGGCATAGAGCGTCCTTGCGCCCTGGCTGATGCGATAGAGCGGCGGCACGGCGAGATAGAGGTGACCGCCGCGGATCAGTTCGGGCATCTCCTGGTAGAAGAAGGTAATCAGCAGCGAGGCGATATGTGCGCCGTCGACGTCGGCGTCGGTCATGACGACGATGCGCTCGTAGCGCAGATCCTCTTCCCGGTACTTGCTGCGGGTGCCGCAGCCAAGCGCCTGGATGAGGTCGGCAATCTGCTGGTTGGCGCCGAGCTTTTCTCGACCAGCGCTCGCCACGTTGAGGATCTTGCCGCGCAAGGGCAGGATCGCCTGGTTGGCGCGGTTGCGCGCCTGCTTCGCCGAGCCGCCTGCTGAGTCCCCTTCGACGATGAAGAGTTCGGCGCCTTCAGCGGTGTTCTGCGAGCAGTCGGCAAGCTTGCCGGGCAGGCGCAGCTTGCGCACGGCCGTCTTGCGGTTGACTTCCTTTTCCTTGCGCCGGCGCACGCGCTCCTCGGCGCGCTCGACCACCCAGTCGAGCAGCTTGTCGGCCTCGGCCGGATTGTCGGTAAGGTAATGGTCGAAGGGATCGCGCAGCGCATTTTCGACGATGCGTTGTGCTTCGACTGTCGCTAGCTTGTCCTTGGTCTGGCCGACGAATTCCGGTTCGCGGATGAACACGGACAGCATTCCGGCGGCCGAGATCATCACGTCATCGGTGGTGATGAGCGCTGCACGCTTGTTCTGCTTCAGCTCGGCATAGTTCTTCAGTCCCTTGGTCAGCGCGATGCGGAAGCCCGCCTCGTGTGTACCACCCTCAGGCGTCGGAATGGTGTTGCAGTAGGAATGAACCTGCTGGTCGCCGCCATACCAGGTGACCGCCCATTCTAGCGAACCGTGACCGTTGGCCTTCTCCGATTTGCCGGCGAAGATCTCGCGGGTAACGGTGAATTCCTTGCCGAGCGTCGCCGCCAGGTAGTCCTTCAGGCCGCCCGGGAAGTGGAAGACGGCCTTGTCCGGGATCTCCGAACCTTCCTGCAGCAATGACGGATCGCAGGACCAGCGGATCTCGACGCCACCGAAGAGATAGGCTTTCGAGCGCGCCATGCGGAAAAGCCGGCCGGGCTCGAAATGCGCGTGCGGTCCGAAAATATCCGGGTCCGGATGGAAGCGGACGCGCGTGCCGCGGCGATTGTGCACGTCGCCGAGTTCCTCGAGCCCGCCCTGCGGAATACCGCGGGAGAAGCGCTGGCGATAGAGCTTGCGATTGCGGGCGACCTCGACTTCGAGCGCGTCGGAGAGTGCGTTGACGACGGATACGCCGACGCCGTGCAGACCGCCCGAGGTCTCGTAGGCCTTGCCATCGAACTTGCCGCCGGCATGGAGCACCGTCATGACGACTTCGAGCGTCGACTTGCCGGGGAATTTCGGATGGTTTTCGACCGGGATGCCGCGGCCGTTGTCGGTGACTGTCAGGAACCCGTCCGCGTCGAGATGGACCTCGATGAAGTTCGCATGGCCGGCGACCGCTTCGTCCATCGAGTTGTCGATGACTTCGGCAAAGAGATGGTGCAGCGCCTTCTCGTCGGTGCCGCCGATATACATGCCCGGGCGACGACGGACCGGCTCAAGGCCCTCGAGCACCTCGATCGCCGACGCATCGTAATCGCTGCCATCGCTGCCTTTCGGGGCAGGGCGCGGCTCTTCGCGCGCGATGGGGGCTGCAGCCACGGCCGGCTTGGCGCTCGGCTGTACGGCCTTCGGTTGCTCGGGCATTGAGAAGAGGTCGCTGTTGTCGTCCATGGGGCCGTTCGGATCGTTCCTGTCGTTCGGGAATGCCAGAGGCCATAGCAAGCCCCAGGCTCTGCCGCCATCCCCCGGCGGTCGAATCACCTGAATTCTGCCAGACTCTCACAGGATACGCGAACAAAAGGAGAATTTCTGGCGCCGGCCGCCGATGATTTTTCGCACGAACGGCCGTGTTTCGGGCCAAGTGTTGCTTTGCGGTGCGGCCAATGGCAAGGCTTGCGGCGAAAGAGGGAGCCCGTCATTTGGCCGTGTCCACAGTTGTTTTTCCGTTTCGTGCCTGCCTGTTCGCCCTAGCCTTGGCAATTGCCGCCTCGTCGGCAGAGGCGCAGACGCTCAAGCCCTACAAGGACGATCTGTTCTCCTATGCCAAGGTGCTCGACCAGGAGGATGGTGGTGACGACCTGACGGTCGACTACCAGGAACTGCGGGATATCAACGAACGCGACGAAATCCCGGAACGCCGGGTGAAGCGCGCCTATGTGTCGCTTGGCGTGAAGAACGAGCAGGTCAATGAAACGCTCGATATCGGTGGCCGCGCGCTCGACGTGACCCGTGTCGGCCCCGATCGCGGCGCCAGCTTCTCGGTCATCTTCATCCATGGCCGCAGCGGCGACCGTCGGCTCGGTGCCAACGACTTTTCCTTCGGTGGAAACTTCAACCGGCTGAAGAACCTCGCCGTCGCCAATGGCGGCGTCTACTACGCCCCGAGCGTCCGCTCCTTCGATACGGCAGGTGCCGCCGATATCGCCGGCCTGGTTCGATACGCGTCCGAACGTTCCGGAGGCCGTCCGGTCGTGCTCGCCTGCGCCTCGATGGGAAGCTTCATCTGCTGGGGTGTCTCGCGCGACGCCTCCGCCGTCGCAGCACTCTCCGGCATGATGGTCATGGGCGGCGTCAGTGATCCGGACTTCACGAAAAGTGCCGCCTACAAGGCGAAGCTGCCGATGTTCTTCAGCCATGGAAGCCGTGACAGCGTCTATCCCGCCGAAGGCCAGAAGGCGCTCTATCGCTCTCTCAAGGCCAAGGGCTATCCGACGCGCTTCGTGCTTTTCGAAACCGGCTCGCACGGAACGCCGGTGCGCATGACCGACTGGCGCGATGCGCTGAACTGGATCGGCAGCCGCTAATGCATGTCGCGCAAAAGTGTGCAGCGGTTTTGCTGCAGCGACATGCATCAAAACAAGAGCCTAAGGCCTGGTGCGTGAATCTTCGTTCACGCGACAGGCGATAGGCGTCGCCCTGCTGCTGCGGATTTGTTAACCAGCCCGCCAATTTGCGAGCGAAACAAAGGCCTGCGTTTCCACTCTGGAAAGTTGAAGTCGTGATGATACCGGCAACTATGGCTGGGATGGACTTCATGGACGCGCGCACCGAGACACGGCACATTCCGCTGTGTGTGGATCTTGACGGCACTTTGCTGGCCGCCGACACCCTGTGGGAAGGGGCGGCGATCATCCTGCTGCGCAATCCGCTGATGCTGTTTCCGATGCTGGTCTGGCTGGCAAAAGGTAAGGCACGCCTGAAGCACGAAGTGGCCCTTAGATCCGGCCGCCGTGCGGAAGACTGGCCTTATCGGCAGGCCGTCATCGACCGGCTCATGGAGGAAAAGAAGAGCGGGCGAGAACTCGTGCTCGTGACCGGCGCAGCACCGTCCGTTGCAAACGACATTGCCGCCCATGTCGGCATGTTCTCCTCGGTCATGCATTCGACCGACGCGCTCAACCTGACGAGCAGCAACAAGCGCCGGGCGCTGGTAGAGCGGTACGGCGACGGCGCCTTCGACTACATGGGCAACAGCCGTGACGATATCGCCGTCTTTGAGGTGGCACGCCGCGCGATCGTGGTCTCGCCCGATGCGGCCGCGGAAAGATGGCGTCGCAACCATGATGCCGAACGGCTCGATACCGGCAAGGTCAGCGCGCTTGCGCCGATGAAGTCGATCCGCGTGCATCAATGGGCGAAGAACGTGCTCATCGGCGTGCCGATGATCCTCAACCACGAGGTACTGCACTTCGATGCGATCGTCAGCGTCATCATCGCCTTCTTTGCCTTCAGCTTCCTCGCATCCGCCGTCTACGTCATCAACGATCTTTCGGACCTTGCCAACGATCGCCGCCATGCGAAGAAACGTTACCGGCCGCTCGCGAGCGGCCAGATGTCCGTGCCGACAGCGCTGGTGCTTGCAGGCTGCCTCATCATCGCGTCCGTGGCGCTGACCGTTCTGTTGCCCTGGAAGTTTGCCGGGGTGCTCGCCTTCTACGCCTGCGCGACGACGGCCTATACCTTCGTGCTGAAGCGCAAGCTGCTCGTCGACGTGTTCACGCTCGCCGGCCTCTACACCACACGCATCGTCGCTGGCGCGGCCGCGACCGGCACGGAACTGTCCTTCTGGCTGGTGTCCTTTGCGATCTTCTTCTTCCTGAGCCTCGCGCTGGTGAAGCGTTACGTCGAGCTGCACGAATTCGAGGACAAGGACGGCGGCAACGTGCCGGGGCGTGGCTATCTCGCTGTCGACTTCGAGATGGTCGGCCAGGCCGGCGTTGCCTCCGCCTTCACCTCGGCCCTGGTTCTGGCGCTCTACGTGCACAGCAAGGAACTGCAGGAGATGTACACCACGCCCTGGGCGTTGTGGCCGCTCTGCCCGCTGGTGCTCTATATGTTGCTGCGCATTTGGATGCTTGCGCGCCGCGGCATGCTGCATGAGGATCCGGTCGTCTTCATCATGCGCGACTGGCGCAGCCAACTGACCATGCTGATCGGCGCGCTGCTGATCCTATTTGGAGCCATCGGGCCGCAATGACCCTGCAAGACCATGAAAGCTGGGGCCGCATCGACAATCGCGTGCGGCCTGGAATTTCGCCTGACGACTATGAAGACCGGCTCGGCAGCCTTGAGGCCGAAGGCTATCTGCCTTTCGGCAACGGACGCAGCTACGGCGACAGCTGCCACAACGATCGCGGTACGCTGATCGAAAGCAACCTTCACGGCCGGATACTCGCCTTCGATCCCGGCACCGGCATGATGACCTGCGAGGCGGGGGTGACGCTGCGCCAGGTGCTGGAACGGGCGATCGAGCATCGTTTCTTCCTGCCGGTGACGCCTGGCACGGCTTTTGTCACCGTTGGCGGCGCGGTCGCCAACGACGTGCACGGCAAGAACCATCACGCGCGCGGCACCTTCGGCAATCACGTGACGCGTTTCACGCTGCTGCGCTCGACCGGCGAACGGCTGACCTGCTCGCCGGTCGAAAACCCGGAACTCTACGCCGCGACCATCGGCGGTATGGGGCTGACCGGACTGATCCTCACCGTCGATATCCGGTTGATGAAGGTGCCGTCGCCGCATGTGCAGCAGCACGCGATCCGTTTCGAGAACCTGGACCAATATTTTGCCCTCGTCGACGGCGTCGATGCCGAGCATGAATACTCCGTCGCCTGGATCGACCAGCTCGCAAAGGGATCTCGAATGGGCAGGGGCGTGCTGCTCGCCGGCGATCATGCCGACGGTTCCTGCGAACTGCCCGACATCCCCAAGGGATTGAAGCTGTCCGTGCCGTTTTCGCCGCCGTTCAACCTCCTCAACCAGGCAACGCTCAAAGGCTTCAACGAGTATTACTTCCGCAAGGTGAAGCCGGGCGAGACGGTGACGACCGTTCCCTGGACGTCCTATTTCTATCCGCTGGATGCGATCGGCGCCTGGAACCGGCTCTATGGCCCGCGCGGGCTCTACCAGCATCAGAGCGTCTATCCCGCGGAAAACGCACCGGAGATCACGGCCAAGC from Ensifer adhaerens includes the following:
- a CDS encoding SDR family oxidoreductase, with translation MNARTATVAVTGIGGFVGRHVALALLREGYPVHGTVRALGRAEEIERSIRAAGGTDAARLTFGEADLLEERGWAEAFAEVSYVVHTASPFPVRLPANEDELIGPARDGTLRVLRAAHAAGAKRVVLTSSVAAVIYGAGRAPFTEDDWTDPQSSLATPYYRSKTFAERAAWDYAADSGLELVVINPGIVLGPVLGHEIGTSVAVVRNLLKGNYPALPKFAVPVVDVRDVADAHVQALSVAAAAGERFLIAGEALSLADITAILRRRFPEHAGRLPRFVLPNWLAGLAAPFDAGLRLIVRELGHDPRISNEKARRVLGWQPRSAEEAVVASANSLISAGLV
- a CDS encoding GNAT family N-acetyltransferase; the encoded protein is MPAVIIAQETPRQAEVLRLLELSDAYAASLYPAESNHMVDLSNLEKPEVSFFVARRGGDTVGCCALVDAGDGTAEIKRMFVDPEARGLRVGKLLLQALEVRAAQLGLVAIRLETGIYQPEAIGLYKAAGYVERPPFGGYQPDPLSLFMEKPVHVA
- the parE gene encoding DNA topoisomerase IV subunit B, whose translation is MDDNSDLFSMPEQPKAVQPSAKPAVAAAPIAREEPRPAPKGSDGSDYDASAIEVLEGLEPVRRRPGMYIGGTDEKALHHLFAEVIDNSMDEAVAGHANFIEVHLDADGFLTVTDNGRGIPVENHPKFPGKSTLEVVMTVLHAGGKFDGKAYETSGGLHGVGVSVVNALSDALEVEVARNRKLYRQRFSRGIPQGGLEELGDVHNRRGTRVRFHPDPDIFGPHAHFEPGRLFRMARSKAYLFGGVEIRWSCDPSLLQEGSEIPDKAVFHFPGGLKDYLAATLGKEFTVTREIFAGKSEKANGHGSLEWAVTWYGGDQQVHSYCNTIPTPEGGTHEAGFRIALTKGLKNYAELKQNKRAALITTDDVMISAAGMLSVFIREPEFVGQTKDKLATVEAQRIVENALRDPFDHYLTDNPAEADKLLDWVVERAEERVRRRKEKEVNRKTAVRKLRLPGKLADCSQNTAEGAELFIVEGDSAGGSAKQARNRANQAILPLRGKILNVASAGREKLGANQQIADLIQALGCGTRSKYREEDLRYERIVVMTDADVDGAHIASLLITFFYQEMPELIRGGHLYLAVPPLYRISQGARTLYARDDAHREELMRTEFAGRGKVEIGRFKGLGEMLPAQLKETTMDPKFRTLLKVEIDDVDFEGTREAVDNLMGTKADARFRFIQERAVFADNLDI
- a CDS encoding alpha/beta hydrolase, encoding MARLAAKEGARHLAVSTVVFPFRACLFALALAIAASSAEAQTLKPYKDDLFSYAKVLDQEDGGDDLTVDYQELRDINERDEIPERRVKRAYVSLGVKNEQVNETLDIGGRALDVTRVGPDRGASFSVIFIHGRSGDRRLGANDFSFGGNFNRLKNLAVANGGVYYAPSVRSFDTAGAADIAGLVRYASERSGGRPVVLACASMGSFICWGVSRDASAVAALSGMMVMGGVSDPDFTKSAAYKAKLPMFFSHGSRDSVYPAEGQKALYRSLKAKGYPTRFVLFETGSHGTPVRMTDWRDALNWIGSR
- a CDS encoding UbiA family prenyltransferase, with protein sequence MDARTETRHIPLCVDLDGTLLAADTLWEGAAIILLRNPLMLFPMLVWLAKGKARLKHEVALRSGRRAEDWPYRQAVIDRLMEEKKSGRELVLVTGAAPSVANDIAAHVGMFSSVMHSTDALNLTSSNKRRALVERYGDGAFDYMGNSRDDIAVFEVARRAIVVSPDAAAERWRRNHDAERLDTGKVSALAPMKSIRVHQWAKNVLIGVPMILNHEVLHFDAIVSVIIAFFAFSFLASAVYVINDLSDLANDRRHAKKRYRPLASGQMSVPTALVLAGCLIIASVALTVLLPWKFAGVLAFYACATTAYTFVLKRKLLVDVFTLAGLYTTRIVAGAAATGTELSFWLVSFAIFFFLSLALVKRYVELHEFEDKDGGNVPGRGYLAVDFEMVGQAGVASAFTSALVLALYVHSKELQEMYTTPWALWPLCPLVLYMLLRIWMLARRGMLHEDPVVFIMRDWRSQLTMLIGALLILFGAIGPQ
- a CDS encoding FAD-binding oxidoreductase — protein: MTLQDHESWGRIDNRVRPGISPDDYEDRLGSLEAEGYLPFGNGRSYGDSCHNDRGTLIESNLHGRILAFDPGTGMMTCEAGVTLRQVLERAIEHRFFLPVTPGTAFVTVGGAVANDVHGKNHHARGTFGNHVTRFTLLRSTGERLTCSPVENPELYAATIGGMGLTGLILTVDIRLMKVPSPHVQQHAIRFENLDQYFALVDGVDAEHEYSVAWIDQLAKGSRMGRGVLLAGDHADGSCELPDIPKGLKLSVPFSPPFNLLNQATLKGFNEYYFRKVKPGETVTTVPWTSYFYPLDAIGAWNRLYGPRGLYQHQSVYPAENAPEITAKLMETARQAGHASFLTILKRFGDIGSRGILSFPRPGFTLTLDFANQGERTVKLLDALDRIVVEAGGAINPYKDARMSPQVFEKSFPFWRKIETLRDPALVSNFWKRTALALPE